From Gimesia panareensis, the proteins below share one genomic window:
- a CDS encoding GNAT family N-acetyltransferase — MLDIQIESATQADCEIITHFNLELARETESKNLDKELVRTGVVESLSDSRGCQYFVARYQGSVIGQIMFTREWSDWRNGEFWWFQSVFVDPAYRRQGVFQQLSDHVEALARSNPDVVGLRLYVEKENDRAQSTYRQLGFGFPGYQVMEKMLDR; from the coding sequence ATGTTGGATATACAAATCGAAAGTGCCACTCAGGCAGACTGCGAAATCATTACGCATTTCAATCTTGAGCTGGCCCGGGAAACGGAATCTAAGAATCTGGACAAAGAGCTGGTACGCACAGGCGTTGTGGAATCGCTGAGCGACTCGCGCGGTTGCCAGTACTTTGTCGCCCGGTACCAGGGAAGCGTCATCGGTCAGATCATGTTCACTCGAGAATGGAGCGACTGGCGAAACGGTGAATTCTGGTGGTTCCAGAGTGTTTTCGTCGATCCCGCCTATCGTCGGCAGGGCGTGTTCCAGCAGCTTTCGGATCACGTTGAGGCTTTAGCCCGCTCGAACCCGGATGTCGTCGGTCTGCGACTCTATGTTGAGAAAGAAAACGATCGTGCCCAATCGACTTACCGTCAGCTGGGATTTGGTTTTCCCGGCTACCAGGTGATGGAAAAGATGCTCGACCGTTGA
- a CDS encoding creatininase family protein — translation MSNSHSDTSEILLPKLTRREFRERMQAGELKACIIPVAATEQHLEHLAMEHDWRSVMLVATEAARLLSPEVLVAPSMNIGISEHHMRHPGTLSALPGSWLSVLFDTIRSMHHAGFNNILVLNGHGGNIAPCLGMWGQFQQRLEINLHFESYWNLLPEEVALANLKTERWPGHAQEFETAFALAAFPENVRQDAMQDQEDKEPLEATAEAGQKMIDEIVKQVAGYVSGMIDGTNTVEIPPFHP, via the coding sequence ATGTCAAATTCTCATTCTGATACCAGCGAAATACTGCTCCCCAAACTGACCCGTCGAGAATTCCGTGAGCGGATGCAGGCAGGCGAACTGAAAGCGTGCATCATCCCGGTTGCAGCCACGGAGCAGCATCTGGAGCACCTGGCCATGGAGCACGACTGGAGAAGCGTGATGCTGGTCGCAACTGAAGCCGCGCGTCTGCTCTCGCCGGAAGTGCTGGTGGCTCCCTCCATGAATATTGGTATCAGCGAACATCACATGCGGCATCCGGGCACGCTATCGGCGCTGCCGGGCAGCTGGCTGAGCGTCTTATTCGATACCATTCGCAGCATGCATCACGCCGGCTTCAATAACATCCTGGTGTTGAATGGGCATGGCGGAAACATTGCCCCCTGCCTGGGAATGTGGGGACAATTCCAGCAACGGCTGGAAATCAACCTGCACTTTGAGTCTTACTGGAATCTGCTGCCTGAAGAGGTGGCACTGGCCAATTTGAAAACTGAGCGTTGGCCGGGACATGCCCAGGAATTCGAAACCGCCTTTGCTTTGGCAGCGTTTCCCGAAAATGTCCGTCAGGACGCGATGCAGGATCAGGAAGACAAAGAGCCGCTGGAAGCGACTGCAGAAGCAGGCCAGAAGATGATCGACGAGATCGTGAAACAGGTCGCTGGGTACGTCTCAGGCATGATCGATGGAACCAACACGGTAGAAATCCCCCCGTTCCATCCTTAA
- a CDS encoding RDD family protein: MATVTSELEQTQNSAVYQEEVYSNQPQKLSLEMQIETPENVILTYQLAGPAQRYLAYLIDLMIRMMALFGLWIFVTPMLSIVLPGTAIGLLLVLMFLNTWGYYTISEGFFKGQSIGKHFCGIRVIREGGYPITFWPAVLRNLVRSADSILFYGIGITTMLLTRRFQRLGDLAAGTVVIQERSLKLPRKPVILDKIKPLDKNEIGSFLPRDEVLSLIDEFIGRRHVLTYERGHALAGILAQNLAERLHYTGDEKKVTHYPMAFLAAVYKTFSFSQEEEEQEVVSEYLKQAGFGEFRDE; encoded by the coding sequence ATGGCCACAGTGACATCAGAACTGGAACAGACACAGAACTCAGCCGTCTATCAGGAAGAGGTCTATTCCAATCAGCCACAAAAACTGAGCCTGGAAATGCAGATTGAAACCCCCGAGAATGTCATTCTGACATACCAGCTGGCAGGACCAGCCCAGCGCTACCTGGCCTATCTGATTGATCTGATGATCCGCATGATGGCCCTGTTTGGATTGTGGATATTTGTCACTCCCATGCTGAGTATCGTCCTGCCTGGCACGGCCATCGGGCTCCTGCTCGTACTGATGTTCCTGAATACGTGGGGCTACTACACGATCTCAGAAGGATTCTTCAAGGGACAGTCCATCGGTAAACATTTTTGTGGCATCCGTGTGATCCGCGAAGGAGGCTACCCGATCACGTTCTGGCCGGCCGTGCTGAGAAATCTGGTACGCAGCGCAGACTCGATTCTCTTTTACGGGATCGGTATAACGACCATGCTGTTGACCCGTCGTTTCCAGAGGCTCGGCGATCTGGCAGCGGGCACCGTGGTCATTCAGGAACGCTCTCTAAAGCTCCCACGCAAGCCGGTGATCCTGGATAAAATCAAACCACTCGATAAAAACGAAATCGGCAGTTTTCTGCCGCGCGATGAAGTACTCTCGCTGATCGATGAATTCATCGGACGTAGACACGTCTTAACGTACGAACGGGGACATGCGCTGGCCGGTATCCTGGCCCAGAATCTGGCAGAGCGTCTGCACTACACCGGAGACGAAAAGAAGGTCACTCACTACCCTATGGCATTTCTGGCCGCGGTCTATAAAACGTTCAGTTTCAGCCAGGAGGAAGAAGAACAGGAAGTCGTTTCCGAATACCTGAAACAGGCCGGGTTTGGGGAGTTTCGCGATGAATAA
- a CDS encoding coiled-coil domain-containing protein: protein MMSQIGQLQTELVSVQQDMDKLVGAKTSAWQVNNLLTVLNSQAKQLSEAKAAVAEIRDLRILLKNEAEQTEQALASFEKIDQFQKQVLQQDGLTAKARTALDDMLAMQDRLASQEQQIKTTQSTLDEMIKLQKMAADQSTGIKDAQTAFSEFLNFRQQIVDQSEQLEVARANSQKMIDLQQSLIAQTDPLAAAQKSAEQMVSLQQTLTDEKLNLNEADTNLRSLMDIQTKLLAETGRVVDAVETLEVLGELQDSVKEQIASMQGMRRELLDIILMESTVTKATRILEPLAELGNLKRLSDAEVREAARVIMDQRDSRMGKLTPRFRQVHREPVPSRTSKLTTLDGKALFGEEIKGKDGVVEKLVPMPPADEE, encoded by the coding sequence ATGATGAGTCAGATCGGTCAGTTGCAGACGGAGTTGGTGTCAGTCCAACAGGATATGGATAAACTGGTAGGTGCCAAAACCAGTGCCTGGCAGGTCAACAATCTGTTGACCGTTCTCAATTCGCAGGCCAAACAGCTCTCCGAGGCAAAAGCAGCTGTGGCAGAGATTCGCGATCTTCGAATCTTACTTAAAAACGAAGCTGAGCAGACCGAACAGGCACTCGCTTCATTTGAAAAGATCGATCAGTTTCAGAAACAGGTGCTCCAGCAGGATGGCTTAACCGCGAAAGCCCGAACTGCCCTGGATGACATGCTGGCAATGCAGGATCGCCTGGCCTCACAAGAGCAGCAGATCAAAACGACCCAGTCGACGCTGGATGAAATGATCAAGCTGCAGAAAATGGCTGCTGACCAGTCGACAGGCATCAAAGATGCTCAGACAGCCTTCAGTGAGTTTCTGAACTTCAGGCAGCAGATCGTCGATCAGTCTGAGCAGTTGGAAGTCGCCCGCGCCAACAGCCAGAAGATGATCGATCTGCAGCAAAGCCTGATTGCTCAGACAGATCCGCTGGCAGCCGCTCAGAAAAGTGCTGAGCAGATGGTCTCGCTGCAGCAGACTCTGACTGACGAGAAACTGAATCTGAACGAGGCTGACACCAACTTACGATCGTTGATGGATATTCAGACCAAACTGCTGGCTGAAACAGGACGCGTGGTCGATGCTGTCGAAACGCTGGAAGTTCTGGGCGAACTGCAGGACAGCGTTAAAGAACAGATCGCTTCCATGCAGGGAATGCGGCGGGAACTGCTCGATATCATCCTGATGGAGAGTACTGTTACCAAAGCAACCCGCATTCTGGAACCGCTGGCAGAGCTGGGTAACCTGAAGCGGCTGAGCGATGCAGAAGTTCGTGAAGCAGCCCGCGTGATCATGGATCAACGGGACTCCCGGATGGGCAAACTGACTCCCCGGTTCCGTCAGGTTCATCGTGAGCCAGTACCCTCACGAACTTCCAAACTGACGACATTGGATGGGAAGGCCCTGTTTGGTGAAGAAATCAAAGGCAAAGACGGTGTGGTTGAGAAACTGGTTCCCATGCCTCCTGCCGATGAAGAGTGA
- a CDS encoding prenyltransferase/squalene oxidase repeat-containing protein, whose product MDQKKLKKIQQAGINYLKNSQLDDGLWTTETVPGISALVTTALLESGVPASDPVAAKALKRLEGYVQKDGGIYYSKSNHRNYETCIAIMALHAANKDGRYDQTIKNAEQFLRGLQWDKGEGIESSDTFYGGAGYGGHQRPDLSNTQFLIEALRKAGVKSDDPAIQKALVFVSRTQNLESEYNTTPFASKVNDGGFYYTPAAGGTSQAGKTPDGGLRSYGSMTYAGLKSMIFAGVDEKDKRVKAATEWIRRHYTLKENPGMGQMGLYYYFHTFAKALDAMQVDEFKDAQGTAHNWRAELVNHLAELQNENGSWTNTQKRWYEADPNLATAYALMALTYCQPGK is encoded by the coding sequence GTGGACCAGAAGAAACTGAAAAAGATCCAGCAGGCGGGAATCAATTATTTAAAGAACAGCCAGCTGGATGATGGGCTCTGGACCACAGAAACGGTGCCCGGCATCAGTGCGCTGGTGACGACGGCACTTCTGGAAAGCGGCGTACCTGCCAGCGATCCGGTTGCGGCGAAGGCGCTGAAACGACTGGAAGGCTATGTCCAGAAAGATGGCGGTATTTACTATTCCAAAAGTAATCATCGCAATTACGAAACCTGTATTGCCATCATGGCACTGCATGCGGCTAACAAAGATGGCCGTTATGATCAGACAATCAAAAATGCAGAACAGTTTCTGCGGGGCCTGCAGTGGGACAAAGGCGAAGGGATTGAGTCTTCCGATACATTTTATGGTGGTGCCGGCTATGGTGGGCACCAGCGTCCTGACCTCTCCAACACCCAGTTCCTGATCGAAGCACTGCGTAAGGCAGGGGTGAAATCAGATGATCCTGCGATTCAGAAGGCGCTCGTTTTTGTCTCTCGTACCCAGAACCTGGAATCGGAGTACAATACTACGCCGTTTGCTTCGAAAGTGAATGATGGTGGTTTCTACTACACGCCGGCAGCAGGGGGGACTTCACAGGCTGGTAAAACCCCCGATGGCGGATTGCGTTCCTACGGGAGCATGACTTATGCCGGGCTCAAGAGCATGATCTTTGCCGGTGTCGATGAGAAAGACAAACGGGTCAAAGCAGCCACCGAATGGATTCGGCGTCACTACACGCTGAAAGAAAATCCAGGGATGGGGCAGATGGGCCTGTATTATTACTTCCACACCTTTGCCAAAGCACTGGATGCAATGCAGGTCGATGAGTTCAAAGATGCCCAGGGGACGGCCCACAACTGGCGAGCCGAGCTGGTCAATCATCTGGCGGAACTGCAGAATGAAAACGGCAGCTGGACCAACACACAGAAACGCTGGTACGAAGCCGATCCTAATCTGGCGACTGCCTATGCCTTAATGGCGCTGACTTACTGTCAGCCAGGAAAATAA
- a CDS encoding metal-dependent hydrolase: MATKITWLGHSAFQIETNGKTLLLDPFLTGNPSASTTADAVQADAIIVSHGHGDHVGDTVDIAKRTKALVVANFEIIDWMGKQGVENVHPQHIGGSYTHEFGTVKLTIAHHGSMLPDGSNGGNPCGVLLKLSEGTIYFAADTGLFYDMKLIGEEGVDLAILPIGDNFTMGPEDAVRATKLINPKRVLPTHYNTWPLIAQDAAVWAHQIRSQTTAEPLVLEPGGSCEL; this comes from the coding sequence ATGGCTACGAAGATCACCTGGCTGGGACATTCCGCCTTTCAGATTGAAACCAATGGTAAAACCCTTCTCCTGGATCCATTTCTGACGGGAAATCCCAGTGCATCGACCACTGCGGATGCAGTACAGGCTGATGCGATTATTGTCAGCCACGGGCACGGGGATCATGTTGGGGACACCGTCGATATCGCGAAACGCACCAAAGCACTGGTGGTAGCCAATTTCGAAATCATCGACTGGATGGGCAAGCAGGGGGTTGAGAATGTGCATCCCCAGCACATCGGAGGCTCTTATACCCATGAATTCGGGACCGTTAAACTGACGATCGCGCATCATGGTTCAATGTTGCCGGATGGGAGTAATGGGGGCAATCCCTGCGGGGTTCTTTTGAAACTGAGCGAGGGGACTATTTATTTCGCCGCGGATACCGGTCTGTTTTATGATATGAAACTGATCGGCGAAGAGGGCGTCGATCTGGCAATCCTACCGATTGGAGATAATTTCACCATGGGGCCGGAAGATGCAGTCCGTGCCACGAAGCTGATCAATCCGAAGCGGGTTTTGCCCACGCACTATAATACCTGGCCACTGATCGCACAGGATGCCGCTGTTTGGGCACATCAGATACGGAGTCAGACCACAGCTGAGCCTCTGGTTCTGGAGCCGGGTGGTTCCTGCGAACTTTAA
- a CDS encoding DUF4129 domain-containing protein — MTGCRFRFLIIAARLLILASPLLLTSIVAAQPGETQSADLSSPDQVMLKQDMQEILKRPEFRHLTRERQLTQDADVDLDDWIKDSPRQSSYDTSAISGAAGALFMFLSYASVVCACVLVLFLLYKAVVGFKYSRENKMDTAKPQLQGEMVLEENVSPAEFAAATYLERAQDLAKAGDYHKAIIQLLYGSMSFIERSGWIRFRKGLTYRDYLRAARPHGLPGESLRQMIRTYEPLGFGRRVATREHFESTLQLYESAFQKKT, encoded by the coding sequence ATGACTGGTTGCCGGTTCCGATTCCTGATAATAGCCGCCAGGCTGCTGATCCTCGCCAGCCCTCTACTGTTAACCAGCATCGTCGCTGCACAGCCCGGGGAGACACAATCAGCCGATTTGTCCTCCCCCGATCAGGTAATGCTGAAGCAGGACATGCAGGAAATTCTCAAACGACCTGAATTTCGACATCTGACGCGTGAACGCCAGCTGACCCAGGATGCCGACGTCGATCTGGATGACTGGATTAAGGATTCTCCCCGTCAGTCCAGCTATGATACATCCGCGATCAGCGGCGCCGCAGGTGCCCTATTCATGTTTCTTTCCTATGCGAGTGTCGTCTGTGCCTGCGTACTCGTCCTGTTTCTACTGTATAAAGCTGTGGTGGGCTTCAAGTATTCCAGAGAGAATAAAATGGACACCGCCAAACCCCAGTTGCAGGGCGAGATGGTTCTGGAGGAAAACGTGTCTCCGGCAGAGTTTGCAGCCGCAACCTACCTGGAACGGGCACAGGATCTGGCGAAAGCCGGTGATTATCACAAAGCCATCATCCAACTGTTATACGGTTCCATGAGTTTTATCGAACGCTCAGGCTGGATCCGTTTTCGCAAGGGATTGACTTATCGTGACTACCTGCGGGCAGCCCGGCCGCATGGCCTGCCTGGCGAATCACTGCGTCAGATGATTCGCACTTATGAACCTCTGGGATTCGGTCGCCGGGTCGCGACCCGCGAACATTTTGAAAGTACACTCCAGCTTTATGAATCAGCCTTCCAGAAAAAAACGTGA
- a CDS encoding stage II sporulation protein M → MNKHKFIQERRPQWKRFEEFLQNSSRRSLSKLEAEQITEFSQLLREVSHDLATIRSRGWGHDLISYLNDLVARGHNLFYGAPPTNIAGFYRYVSIDFPRLFRANIGYFLTACLLFFLPLGISWYVVQNNPSLATRVIPEEMMTRFDQMYSDQKDTESENAKEDETESEEEFGGSSFGDERATMAGFYINNNVGIALKCFALGILLGIGTVYTLLFNGIFLGAVSGYVISQGHGERFLSFVISHGSFELTAIAVAGGAGLMLGNALIHPGQRTRFQSLQVRGLEAVQIAGGAAVMLVVAALIEAFWSPSAVSPMLKYIVGSVLWLIVFLYLAFAGLQSDQSSLPVSQLEPSEKSGERHSA, encoded by the coding sequence ATGAATAAGCATAAGTTTATCCAGGAACGTCGCCCCCAGTGGAAACGCTTCGAGGAGTTTCTGCAGAACTCATCCAGGAGATCCCTCTCTAAACTGGAAGCAGAACAGATCACGGAATTTTCTCAACTGCTCCGCGAAGTCTCCCATGATCTGGCGACGATTCGCTCTCGGGGCTGGGGACACGATCTGATTTCGTATTTAAACGATCTGGTTGCACGGGGGCATAACCTGTTTTATGGTGCTCCCCCCACTAACATCGCGGGTTTCTATCGCTACGTGTCCATCGACTTTCCCCGGCTGTTTCGAGCCAATATTGGCTATTTTCTGACTGCCTGCCTGTTATTCTTCCTGCCCTTGGGAATCAGCTGGTATGTGGTGCAGAACAACCCCAGTCTGGCCACCCGGGTTATTCCCGAAGAAATGATGACGCGCTTTGATCAGATGTACTCAGATCAGAAGGATACGGAATCTGAAAATGCAAAAGAGGATGAGACAGAATCTGAAGAAGAGTTCGGGGGTTCCAGCTTTGGGGATGAACGGGCTACCATGGCCGGTTTTTACATTAACAATAATGTGGGCATTGCACTGAAATGTTTTGCCCTGGGAATTCTGCTGGGCATCGGGACGGTCTACACGCTGCTGTTTAATGGAATCTTCCTGGGAGCCGTCTCCGGATATGTCATCAGCCAGGGACACGGCGAACGATTTTTAAGCTTCGTCATCTCGCATGGCTCCTTTGAATTGACAGCGATCGCCGTGGCCGGTGGGGCCGGTCTGATGCTGGGGAACGCGCTGATCCATCCCGGCCAGAGAACTCGATTTCAGTCGTTGCAGGTACGGGGACTGGAAGCAGTTCAAATCGCAGGGGGTGCTGCTGTGATGCTGGTGGTGGCGGCACTGATTGAAGCGTTCTGGTCGCCTTCCGCTGTCTCACCGATGCTGAAATACATTGTCGGCAGTGTTCTCTGGTTAATTGTCTTTCTGTACCTCGCTTTTGCCGGCCTGCAGTCTGATCAATCGTCTTTGCCCGTAAGCCAGCTTGAGCCATCAGAGAAGTCAGGGGAGCGTCACTCAGCATGA
- a CDS encoding Rieske (2Fe-2S) protein — protein MITYHSIAKVGDIPEGEGRAFHLEGLMIAVFLKEGEYTAINDFCPHQGAPLSTGYVDEQGAVTCPWHAWRFCIKDGTWLDNPRSKLQVPVYPVRIEGDEIQVGLELPDKEDDSTSED, from the coding sequence GTGATTACCTACCATTCGATCGCCAAAGTGGGTGATATTCCTGAAGGTGAAGGGCGGGCTTTTCATCTCGAAGGCCTGATGATTGCCGTCTTTCTCAAAGAAGGCGAGTATACTGCCATCAATGATTTCTGCCCGCACCAGGGGGCTCCCCTTTCAACAGGCTATGTCGACGAACAGGGCGCAGTCACCTGTCCCTGGCATGCCTGGCGGTTCTGCATCAAGGACGGCACCTGGCTGGATAATCCCAGATCCAAGCTGCAGGTCCCCGTCTACCCGGTCCGCATTGAAGGCGACGAGATCCAGGTCGGTCTGGAACTTCCGGATAAGGAAGACGATTCCACTTCCGAGGATTAA
- a CDS encoding HTTM domain-containing protein, translating to MDAQEVISTKTGMIRDRFHQFFFAKEVPYGLAIVRMLVPLVLLGTVCTRWPFARELFSADGAPAPLADLFRYYDYLPVLPGTVAVGLFAALGFFLFCCSIGWMTRFSLIASVVLYTYFCCMDCISMATKYSAIATHVLFILSISNCGAVWSVDSWLKGRKAARTWPQYAKTEPPRFEIWPQRLMQILIALVYFGAAVTKLHTPGYLEGDQIIYWAMSRYNNPHPLGEFLTQFPIIVSAMSYIAIVWEIAFIFVVWRKWGRPIALGLGAAFHIGTTFSLGLYIFPMVSISIYFCFLKEQDVQWLSARLRRLYRQGGWFQQNMDRCRSLVEQYRPQPVARWKSPTAWVTGIAAVLALSIYVEYEQDPYGIRRPEGRMTLHEVEPEMVAQMLKPEQTMREKDKFLSVDVGTQMVGGWLINRKSEFMLGETMLVQCCLNPPHEDLWVDCHFCEESGRIVYRAGQIAPRENLRAVFQFYPEEVLEPGNYFISVKSKGKEVLRRSVTLLPKLSAMAN from the coding sequence ATGGATGCTCAAGAAGTGATTTCAACAAAAACAGGAATGATTCGTGATCGCTTCCACCAGTTCTTTTTTGCCAAAGAAGTTCCCTATGGGCTGGCGATTGTCCGGATGCTGGTTCCCCTGGTTCTGCTGGGGACAGTTTGTACCCGCTGGCCTTTTGCACGTGAACTGTTTTCTGCAGATGGTGCACCAGCGCCTCTGGCTGACCTGTTTCGTTATTATGATTATTTACCGGTCCTGCCAGGCACGGTTGCTGTCGGGCTGTTTGCCGCTCTGGGATTCTTTCTGTTCTGCTGCAGCATTGGCTGGATGACACGATTTTCACTGATTGCTTCGGTGGTGCTCTATACCTATTTCTGCTGCATGGACTGTATTAGCATGGCGACCAAGTACTCTGCCATTGCCACGCATGTTCTGTTTATCCTTTCGATTTCCAATTGTGGTGCGGTCTGGTCGGTGGACAGCTGGTTGAAAGGGAGAAAGGCGGCACGGACCTGGCCTCAGTATGCCAAAACGGAACCGCCGCGGTTTGAAATCTGGCCTCAACGCCTGATGCAGATTCTGATTGCCCTGGTCTACTTCGGAGCAGCAGTGACCAAACTGCATACTCCCGGTTATCTGGAAGGAGACCAGATCATTTACTGGGCAATGTCCCGCTACAATAATCCTCATCCCCTGGGTGAGTTCCTGACTCAGTTCCCCATTATTGTGTCAGCGATGTCTTATATTGCCATCGTGTGGGAAATCGCATTCATCTTTGTCGTCTGGCGTAAATGGGGACGACCCATCGCACTGGGACTGGGAGCCGCCTTTCATATTGGCACTACTTTTTCACTGGGTCTGTATATCTTCCCGATGGTTTCGATCTCGATTTACTTCTGTTTTCTCAAGGAGCAGGATGTGCAGTGGCTGTCGGCCCGTCTGCGACGACTCTATCGACAGGGAGGCTGGTTCCAGCAGAACATGGATCGTTGCAGATCGCTGGTTGAGCAATATCGGCCTCAGCCTGTCGCCCGCTGGAAATCTCCGACTGCCTGGGTAACGGGAATTGCTGCTGTACTGGCACTGAGTATCTACGTTGAATACGAACAGGATCCTTATGGTATTCGTCGGCCAGAGGGGCGAATGACGCTGCATGAAGTTGAGCCTGAAATGGTAGCGCAGATGCTCAAGCCGGAGCAGACCATGCGCGAAAAAGATAAATTTCTCTCAGTGGATGTGGGAACGCAGATGGTGGGAGGCTGGCTGATCAACCGCAAGTCAGAATTCATGCTGGGCGAAACGATGCTGGTGCAATGCTGTCTGAATCCACCGCATGAAGATCTCTGGGTCGACTGCCATTTCTGTGAAGAAAGTGGACGCATCGTTTATCGTGCCGGGCAGATTGCTCCCCGCGAAAATCTGCGGGCTGTATTTCAGTTCTATCCCGAAGAAGTTCTGGAACCGGGAAACTACTTTATCTCGGTCAAATCCAAAGGGAAAGAAGTGTTGCGTCGCTCGGTCACTCTGCTTCCTAAACTTTCCGCTATGGCAAACTAA
- a CDS encoding DUF4350 domain-containing protein: MNQPSRKKRERRNAGWFWLAALCILLPLHLWFPEFGTGALDDSYSSSASGKKAFYLLLDQESYHAERNRTPLSVLLQSLDYGDTLCILGPARYPSPLEWSALLAWVEEGGKLVISANPDHPQFKIEALEISVAYLDEVERDNIPIAQKEEDKDETGLSLVLESEHDLLETQATTVFPDAPSLVWDTNARVTSPSGQALITAGETQQAIRQTYGLGTIVVSASSEIFSNQSMVDGGSVPAYRLIEAAGHPDYLVVDESLNASGTSKVVALLIDPTFRPLTIQLLITLLIFGWWKSNRFGPILSSHILPRHNIVSHTDNVGNLHYKKGNGRALLFSYIKQLFSELNLRHFRGEEHRVLDPIARRLQEDPQQIKTFLKQAAQIAKTKKVNRHQMGDLIRKLSKIRQAALPGKYQKK; this comes from the coding sequence ATGAATCAGCCTTCCAGAAAAAAACGTGAACGCAGAAATGCGGGCTGGTTCTGGCTGGCTGCACTCTGCATCTTGTTACCACTGCACCTCTGGTTTCCGGAATTCGGTACCGGTGCGCTGGATGATTCCTACAGTTCCTCAGCCAGTGGAAAAAAGGCATTCTATCTCCTGCTGGATCAAGAATCGTATCACGCAGAACGCAACCGGACACCACTGAGCGTCCTGCTGCAGTCACTCGATTACGGTGATACGCTCTGTATTCTGGGACCAGCCCGCTATCCCAGTCCCCTGGAATGGTCGGCCCTCCTGGCATGGGTTGAAGAGGGAGGGAAGCTGGTCATCTCCGCCAACCCCGATCACCCGCAGTTCAAGATTGAAGCGCTCGAAATCAGCGTGGCCTATCTGGACGAAGTGGAACGGGACAATATTCCCATCGCCCAAAAAGAAGAAGACAAAGATGAAACAGGCCTGAGCCTTGTCCTGGAAAGCGAACACGACCTCCTCGAAACCCAGGCAACCACCGTTTTCCCCGATGCACCGTCACTCGTCTGGGACACCAATGCCCGGGTCACTTCTCCATCAGGTCAGGCGTTGATCACGGCCGGTGAAACACAGCAGGCCATTCGCCAAACCTATGGCCTCGGAACAATTGTTGTTTCCGCTTCTTCGGAAATCTTTTCGAATCAGTCGATGGTCGATGGCGGCAGCGTGCCCGCTTATCGTCTGATCGAGGCTGCAGGGCACCCTGATTATCTGGTCGTGGACGAATCACTGAATGCGTCCGGAACATCCAAGGTTGTCGCCCTGCTGATCGACCCGACTTTCCGCCCACTGACGATCCAGTTGCTGATCACCCTGCTGATCTTCGGCTGGTGGAAAAGCAATCGCTTCGGACCGATCCTGTCCTCACACATCCTGCCGCGTCATAATATTGTCTCGCATACCGATAACGTCGGTAATTTACACTATAAAAAAGGCAACGGTCGTGCTTTACTATTCTCCTATATCAAACAGCTGTTTTCGGAGCTGAACCTCAGGCATTTTCGTGGTGAAGAGCATCGAGTCCTCGATCCCATCGCACGTCGTCTGCAGGAAGATCCGCAACAGATTAAAACCTTCCTGAAGCAGGCTGCCCAGATTGCGAAAACCAAAAAAGTCAATCGCCACCAGATGGGCGACCTGATCCGGAAGTTGTCAAAAATCAGACAGGCAGCACTGCCTGGAAAATACCAGAAGAAATAA